The DNA window TTGGTCATTTTATTTAACTGATGGATACTCTCTTCTAAATTTTTATGCTCTATTTGGACCTTTAGCTTTCCTGCTAAAGCACTGTTCATCAACTCCAAAGTTTTAATAGGAATTTTTAAACCATATTTTGATAGTTGATAGATATTCTCTATTTGATCAATAATATCCTGTTTATAATTTTTCTTTAATAGGATATGTTCTCTAATATAGGGTACAGCTACCTCCATCATACTCATATCTGGATCAAGTTTTGCCACAACCCCTTCTATTGTCATAATTCCTTTTAAAAACAAAGTCATATTATTTGGCATGGCAAGATTATTTTTCTTACTCACTTGAAACATTTCATCTACAAACTGGGGCAAATCTATATTTTGAAGACTTTCCCTAACATATTTATTATAAACTTCTTCAATATCAGAATAGAGATTTCTTATATTCACTTTTCCTTTTTTTATCCCCATTCTTAAAACTGCTTGCGTTAAAGCCTCTATATCCCTTGTTGCTGCCGCATATAAGAGGTCATTCAATTTATTTCTCGTACTTTTATCTAAAACACCCATCATACCAAAATCAATATAAGCAATCTTTTTATCATGAATGAGTAGATTCCCTGGATGGGGATCTGCATGAAAAAAGCCATCTTTAAATATTTGTTTTACATAATTACTCATAAGCTTTTTGGCTATATCCTTAAGGGGATACCCTTCATTCTTTAGAGCATCAATATTATTTATTTTTATTCCTTTTATATATTCCATCGTTAATAAATTAGAAGTAGTATATTCCTTATACACTTTAGGACAAACTACATACTGTATTTTTTTATTATTTTGATAAAACGTTTCAATATTTTTTGCTTCATTTAAGAAATCTAATTCTTTTTCCATGGTTTTTCCTATTTCATCTACTACTTCTTTAAAATCTACTACACTCTTTTGAGGAACAAGTTTTCCAATTCTAGTAAGTCTTTTTAACAAGTCAATATCACTTAGCATGGTTTCTTTTACATAGGGCCGCTGAATTTTCACTACCACTTCTTCTCCATTTTTTGTACAAGCCAAGTGAACTTGTGCCATAGAAGCCGATGCAATAGGATATTTTTTAAAATCAGAAAATATATTTTCTATGGAATCCCCTAATTCCTTTTCAACAATATTTTTGATGTCTTCATATTTTTCTGGTTTTACACCGTCCTGTAATTTTTCAAACTCAGCAATATATTCATCAGGTAAAATATCCGGTCGAGTAGAAAGTATTTGTCCTATTTTCACAAAGGTAGGCCCTAATTCTTCAAGGGCAGCTCTTGCATTTTCTGGATTCATGATCCCCTTTTTTATGCCATGCTTTACAAAAACAGAAATAATCTCTTTAATTCTTTTTTTTTCGTTCATATACCCCATATCCTACAAGCCTCTTTTTTTCAGAATAGTCTTAGCTATATTGTAACCAACATATCCTTCTCTAGTCAACCACCTAAAAGCTTACTTTTCACAAACTGAATTTATCTGATTAAAAATGCATTAACACCACTCTATTAGGGAAAATTAAACAATGAATTATTTAAAAAGCTTGTGAAAGGAAGGTGAATAGGTTGTCAAATAATTTGCCAAAAGAAAAATTTGATGAATTAGAAAAATACATTGACAGTCTTACATCAACAAAAGGTGCTTTAATTGAAATTCTTCACAAAGCACAAGACATATTTGGGTATCTCCCAAGAGATGTACAACTTTTTGTTGCAAGGAAACTAGGAATCCCTGGCGCCGAAGTTTTTGGAGTCGTAAGCTTTTACTCCTACTTCACAACAAAACCACAAGGAAAACACACCATCAGTGTCTGTATGGGCACAGCTTGTTTTGTAAAAGGCGCAGATAAAATTATCGGAAAACTAAAAGAAAGCCTCCATATCAATTCAGGCGAAACAACAAAAGATGGACTTTTTACCTTAAGAGAAGTTCGCTGTATAGGTGCTT is part of the Crassaminicella profunda genome and encodes:
- a CDS encoding ABC1 kinase family protein, which translates into the protein MNEKKRIKEIISVFVKHGIKKGIMNPENARAALEELGPTFVKIGQILSTRPDILPDEYIAEFEKLQDGVKPEKYEDIKNIVEKELGDSIENIFSDFKKYPIASASMAQVHLACTKNGEEVVVKIQRPYVKETMLSDIDLLKRLTRIGKLVPQKSVVDFKEVVDEIGKTMEKELDFLNEAKNIETFYQNNKKIQYVVCPKVYKEYTTSNLLTMEYIKGIKINNIDALKNEGYPLKDIAKKLMSNYVKQIFKDGFFHADPHPGNLLIHDKKIAYIDFGMMGVLDKSTRNKLNDLLYAAATRDIEALTQAVLRMGIKKGKVNIRNLYSDIEEVYNKYVRESLQNIDLPQFVDEMFQVSKKNNLAMPNNMTLFLKGIMTIEGVVAKLDPDMSMMEVAVPYIREHILLKKNYKQDIIDQIENIYQLSKYGLKIPIKTLELMNSALAGKLKVQIEHKNLEESIHQLNKMTNRIVFSLIISSIVVGSSLVINANVGPKIYGMSFFGLVGYLSAAVMGLWLLILILRNEKM
- the nuoE gene encoding NADH-quinone oxidoreductase subunit NuoE, whose product is MSNNLPKEKFDELEKYIDSLTSTKGALIEILHKAQDIFGYLPRDVQLFVARKLGIPGAEVFGVVSFYSYFTTKPQGKHTISVCMGTACFVKGADKIIGKLKESLHINSGETTKDGLFTLREVRCIGACGLAPVVMVDEKVYGRVKEEDLDEIINTYRDRRVSSAN